Proteins from a genomic interval of Ferrovibrio terrae:
- a CDS encoding ABC transporter permease gives MTRFLLRRLAILLPTLLFVSIIIFGLQQLLPGDPAIAMAGEERDPQAIAEVRAKYNLDKPIWVQYGLWIGGILQGDFGESIRIQLPVSQLLLEKLPVTIELALLSMLIALAIGLPAGVISALHNGRWPDYVANVIGLWGLSTPNFWLGIMMILLFSVHLGWLPASGYVSPTEDLWANLQAMIMPAFVLGTGIAAVFMRHTRSAMLQVMASDYIRTARAKGLYERVVIGKHAFRNAAVPVITLGALEFGQLLSGAVLTEQIFSIPGFGKLIVDAVFNRDYAVVQGVVLCTATAYILLNLLADIAYFLVNPRLRT, from the coding sequence ATGACCCGCTTCCTGCTCCGGCGCCTCGCCATCCTGCTGCCGACACTGCTGTTCGTGTCGATCATCATCTTCGGGTTGCAGCAACTGCTGCCCGGCGATCCCGCCATCGCCATGGCTGGCGAGGAGCGCGATCCGCAGGCGATTGCCGAAGTGCGGGCCAAATACAATCTCGACAAGCCGATCTGGGTTCAGTACGGGCTGTGGATCGGCGGCATCCTGCAGGGCGATTTCGGCGAGTCGATCCGTATCCAGCTGCCGGTGTCGCAGCTGCTGCTGGAAAAGCTGCCGGTCACCATCGAACTGGCGCTCCTGTCCATGCTGATCGCGCTGGCCATCGGTCTGCCGGCCGGCGTCATTTCCGCATTACACAACGGCCGCTGGCCCGACTACGTCGCCAATGTAATCGGCCTCTGGGGCCTGTCGACGCCGAATTTCTGGCTCGGCATCATGATGATCCTGCTGTTCTCGGTGCATCTCGGCTGGCTGCCGGCGTCAGGTTACGTTTCGCCGACCGAAGACCTCTGGGCCAATCTGCAGGCCATGATCATGCCGGCCTTCGTTCTCGGCACCGGCATCGCTGCCGTCTTCATGCGCCACACCCGCAGCGCCATGCTGCAGGTGATGGCCAGCGATTATATCCGCACCGCCCGCGCCAAGGGCCTGTATGAACGCGTGGTGATCGGCAAGCATGCCTTCCGCAATGCCGCCGTGCCGGTGATCACGCTGGGTGCGCTGGAATTCGGCCAGCTGCTGTCGGGCGCGGTGCTGACCGAACAGATCTTTTCCATTCCCGGCTTCGGCAAGCTGATCGTCGATGCCGTGTTCAACCGCGATTACGCCGTGGTTCAGGGCGTCGTGCTCTGTACGGCAACCGCCTATATCCTGCTGAACCTGCTGGCCGACATCGCCTACTTCCTGGTTAATCCGAGGCTGCGGACATGA
- a CDS encoding ABC transporter ATP-binding protein — protein MSNLLEVRGLTKHFTASTNWFGRPISHVSAVDDVSFDLKPGETLSLVGESGCGKSTTGRLLLRLIEPTAGTIRFDGRDITTLTGTALRDLRREMQLVFQDPYASLNPRMTVAATLEEPLMLHGLVPPGKRKARVEELLNLVGLRASHARRYPHEFSGGQRQRIGIARALAVQPNLIVCDEAVSALDVSVQAQVLNLLKDLQARLGITMVFIAHDLAVVRHISQRIAVMYLGNIVEVAPAAELFARPQHPYTRALLSAIPVPQPGATRQRIILTGDVPSPINPPSGCRFHTRCPFATDLCRQTKPATETTSEGHSVACHHWRDLPAAAPLPAESDSAGAARLARLQARFLHTTSQP, from the coding sequence ATGAGTAACCTTCTGGAAGTCCGCGGCCTGACCAAGCATTTCACCGCCAGCACCAACTGGTTCGGCCGCCCGATCAGCCATGTCTCCGCCGTGGATGACGTGAGCTTCGATCTCAAGCCCGGCGAGACGCTGAGCCTGGTGGGCGAAAGCGGCTGCGGCAAATCCACCACCGGCCGGCTGCTGCTGCGCCTGATCGAGCCGACTGCCGGCACGATCCGCTTCGATGGCCGCGACATCACGACACTGACCGGCACGGCGTTGCGCGACCTGCGCCGCGAGATGCAGCTGGTGTTCCAGGATCCGTATGCCTCGCTTAATCCGCGCATGACGGTGGCCGCCACGCTGGAAGAGCCTTTGATGCTGCATGGCCTGGTGCCGCCCGGGAAGCGCAAGGCGCGCGTAGAAGAGCTGCTGAACCTCGTCGGGCTGCGTGCCTCTCACGCGCGCCGTTATCCGCATGAATTCTCCGGCGGCCAGCGCCAGCGTATCGGCATCGCCCGTGCGCTGGCTGTGCAGCCGAATCTGATCGTCTGCGACGAAGCCGTCTCGGCGCTCGATGTCTCGGTGCAGGCCCAGGTGCTGAACCTGCTGAAGGACCTGCAGGCCCGGCTTGGCATCACCATGGTCTTCATCGCGCATGATCTGGCCGTGGTGCGCCATATCTCGCAGCGCATCGCCGTGATGTATCTCGGCAATATCGTGGAAGTCGCACCGGCTGCCGAACTGTTTGCCAGGCCCCAGCATCCCTATACCCGCGCACTGCTGTCGGCCATCCCGGTGCCGCAGCCGGGCGCGACGCGCCAGCGCATCATCCTGACCGGCGATGTGCCGAGCCCGATCAACCCGCCGAGCGGCTGCCGCTTCCATACGCGCTGCCCCTTCGCCACCGATCTCTGCCGGCAGACAAAGCCGGCGACGGAAACCACCTCCGAAGGCCACAGCGTCGCCTGCCATCACTGGCGCGACTTGCCGGCCGCCGCACCATTGCCGGCCGAGAGCGACAGCGCAGGCGCGGCACGCCTCGCCCGGCTGCAGGCCCGTTTTTTACACACCACATCACAACCATAA
- a CDS encoding ABC transporter ATP-binding protein produces the protein MALLEVDDLRTHFATEGGGEFRAVDGISFAVESGKTLGIVGESGCGKSVTSLTVMGLLPSRGARIASGSIRFAGKDLRGLSADDLRDLRGNRLAMIFQEPMTSLNPAYTIGDQIMEGLTRHKGLTGAQAREQAIAMLRKVKIPAPEKRVDDYPHQLSGGMRQRAMIAMALACGPELLIADEPTTALDVTVQAQILDLLRELQRDLGTAIMLISHDMGVIAEMADHVAVMYAGRIVEQAPVEQLFDAPQHPYTIGLLGSIPRLDHTKDRLASIEGSVPDPLDPPPGCSFSPRCPFAEAECRTAAPALREVLPGHAVACWKAPLI, from the coding sequence ATGGCCCTGCTGGAAGTCGACGACCTGCGCACACATTTCGCCACCGAGGGCGGCGGCGAATTCCGCGCCGTCGATGGCATCAGCTTCGCGGTCGAGTCAGGCAAGACGCTCGGCATCGTCGGCGAGAGCGGCTGCGGCAAATCGGTCACCTCGCTGACCGTCATGGGCCTGCTGCCCAGTCGCGGCGCGCGTATCGCCAGCGGCAGCATCCGCTTTGCCGGCAAGGACCTGCGCGGACTCTCCGCCGACGACCTGCGCGACCTGCGCGGCAATCGCCTGGCGATGATCTTCCAGGAACCGATGACCTCGCTCAATCCGGCCTACACCATCGGCGACCAGATCATGGAAGGCCTGACGCGGCACAAGGGGCTGACCGGCGCGCAGGCGCGCGAGCAGGCCATCGCCATGCTGCGCAAGGTGAAGATTCCCGCACCGGAAAAGCGCGTCGATGACTATCCGCACCAGCTGTCCGGCGGCATGCGCCAGCGCGCCATGATCGCCATGGCGCTGGCCTGCGGCCCGGAGCTGCTGATTGCCGACGAACCGACCACGGCGCTCGATGTCACTGTACAGGCGCAGATCCTCGATCTGTTGCGCGAACTGCAGCGCGATCTCGGCACCGCCATCATGCTGATCAGCCACGATATGGGCGTGATCGCCGAGATGGCCGATCATGTCGCGGTGATGTATGCCGGGCGCATCGTGGAACAGGCGCCCGTCGAGCAGTTGTTCGATGCGCCGCAGCATCCCTACACCATCGGCCTGTTGGGATCTATTCCGCGGCTGGACCACACCAAAGACCGGCTCGCCTCCATCGAGGGCAGCGTGCCAGATCCGCTCGATCCGCCGCCGGGCTGCAGCTTCAGTCCGCGCTGTCCGTTTGCCGAGGCAGAGTGCCGCACCGCTGCGCCGGCCTTGCGCGAGGTACTGCCCGGCCATGCCGTCGCCTGCTGGAAGGCGCCCCTGATATGA
- a CDS encoding TolC family protein yields MSAKITLRRVTASVALVALLAACASPVANGAFDEVADTTEQRIGKRPLWIKSEQEEQTVREALDRLLAKPLTADDAVQVALLNNRRLQAGFAELGIGAADLTSSWRPANPGFTYGRLRGGGETEIERAVTLDALSLLVLPISAGIESRRYERTKLNTATEVLSLAARTQRAWYEAVAAEQIAKYAVDVREAADAQAELARRMKQVGNFSMLAYAREQLFYADTTARVAKARMAATAARERLGRLMGLWGRDMAFKLPERLPDIPKQPRDIENIEAKAIAERLDVRMAKANAEATRKANGLTQATRFVNVLETGLMRNSETGNKDKTGYEISIEVPIFDFGDAKATKAENLYMQSVNLLADTAINARSAAREAYTGYRTAYDLAQHYAFHIIPLRQKVSEEMVLRYNGMLISTFELLADARDQIADVSAALEAQRDFWIADTDLTFVTIAPVDASGSPSSLGMVAARSGAAGH; encoded by the coding sequence ATGAGCGCGAAGATCACGTTGCGACGCGTGACAGCGTCGGTTGCGCTTGTCGCCCTTCTCGCGGCCTGCGCCAGCCCGGTGGCGAATGGCGCGTTTGACGAGGTGGCAGACACCACCGAGCAGCGCATCGGCAAACGCCCGCTCTGGATCAAGAGCGAACAGGAAGAGCAGACGGTCCGCGAGGCGTTGGACAGGCTGCTGGCAAAACCGCTGACGGCCGACGATGCTGTTCAGGTCGCGTTGCTGAACAACCGGCGCCTGCAGGCCGGTTTTGCCGAACTGGGCATCGGCGCCGCTGACCTGACCAGTTCATGGCGTCCGGCAAATCCGGGCTTCACCTATGGGCGCCTGCGCGGCGGCGGCGAGACCGAGATCGAACGCGCTGTCACGCTTGATGCCCTGAGCCTGCTGGTGCTGCCCATCTCGGCCGGGATCGAAAGCCGGCGATACGAGCGCACCAAGCTCAACACAGCAACGGAAGTCCTGTCGCTGGCTGCCCGCACCCAGCGCGCCTGGTATGAGGCGGTCGCGGCTGAGCAGATCGCAAAATATGCCGTGGATGTCCGGGAAGCGGCCGATGCGCAGGCCGAACTGGCGCGGCGCATGAAGCAGGTCGGCAATTTCTCCATGCTGGCCTATGCGCGCGAGCAGCTGTTCTACGCGGATACCACAGCCCGTGTCGCAAAGGCACGCATGGCCGCCACCGCCGCCCGCGAACGGCTTGGCCGTCTGATGGGGCTATGGGGCAGGGATATGGCATTCAAGCTGCCCGAGCGCCTGCCTGACATCCCGAAGCAGCCGCGTGACATCGAGAATATCGAGGCCAAGGCAATTGCCGAGCGGCTCGATGTGCGGATGGCCAAAGCCAATGCTGAAGCGACGCGCAAGGCCAATGGCCTGACCCAGGCGACACGCTTCGTCAATGTGCTTGAAACCGGCTTAATGCGGAACAGCGAGACCGGCAACAAGGACAAGACTGGCTACGAAATCTCGATTGAAGTACCGATCTTCGATTTCGGCGATGCCAAGGCGACCAAGGCGGAGAATCTGTACATGCAGTCGGTCAACCTGCTGGCCGATACCGCCATCAATGCCCGCTCGGCGGCCCGAGAAGCCTATACCGGCTACCGCACGGCTTACGACCTCGCGCAGCATTACGCGTTCCACATCATCCCGCTGCGGCAGAAGGTCTCGGAGGAAATGGTGCTGCGCTACAACGGCATGCTGATCTCGACATTCGAGCTGCTGGCCGATGCCCGCGACCAGATTGCCGATGTGAGCGCCGCGCTCGAAGCGCAACGCGATTTCTGGATCGCCGATACCGATCTGACCTTTGTCACCATTGCACCCGTAGACGCATCGGGCAGCCCGTCCTCCCTGGGGATGGTGGCTGCGCGATCCGGCGCGGCTGGTCATTAA
- a CDS encoding ABC transporter substrate-binding protein produces MMRKTAFAALAAVMVLGAGGASAQTLKFGLAEDPDALDPTLARTFVSRLVFSALCDKLVDIDPNLKVVPQLATEWSWSADNKALTMKLRPNVTFHDGEKFDAEAVKYNIERHKTMQGSQRRGELSAVTTVDVVDPLTVRLNTQAPFAPLLATLTDRAGMMISPKAGKALGDKFATAPVCAGPFKFVERVAQDRIIVEKYDGYWAKDNVNFSRIEFRPFIDATVRLANLRSGQLDFLERLSATDAGGVQKDSKLKLASITEIGYYGITINIGKSDKSKSPIGSNAKIREAFELSLDRNGLNKVVFDGLAVPGNQWVAPNNPGYSKSVPIPKRDVAKAKALLKEAGNTNPVVNLVTPTTTDANKIAQVVQAMTKEAGFDVRIQATEFATSLNMADKGDFEAYILAWSGRPDPDGNLYSFHGCKQPLNYSGMCNPALDEILNDSRLTTDLAQRQAAWEKAAKIINAERPIIYLLHRKWLYAHNAKLTGFKEYPDGLVRFAGMKM; encoded by the coding sequence ATGATGAGGAAGACTGCTTTTGCGGCGCTGGCCGCCGTGATGGTGCTGGGGGCCGGCGGCGCCTCTGCACAGACGCTGAAATTCGGTCTGGCGGAAGATCCGGACGCACTCGACCCGACGCTGGCGCGCACCTTTGTCAGCCGCCTGGTCTTCTCGGCGCTGTGCGACAAGCTGGTCGATATCGATCCGAACCTGAAGGTCGTGCCGCAGCTGGCCACCGAATGGAGCTGGTCGGCCGACAACAAGGCGCTGACCATGAAGCTGCGCCCGAATGTCACCTTCCATGACGGCGAGAAGTTCGACGCCGAAGCGGTGAAATACAATATCGAGCGCCACAAGACCATGCAGGGTTCGCAGCGCCGCGGCGAACTGTCGGCCGTGACCACCGTGGATGTGGTCGATCCGCTGACCGTGCGACTGAACACCCAGGCGCCATTCGCGCCGCTGCTGGCCACGCTGACCGACCGCGCCGGCATGATGATCTCGCCGAAGGCCGGCAAGGCACTGGGTGACAAGTTCGCCACCGCGCCAGTCTGCGCCGGTCCGTTCAAGTTCGTCGAACGCGTCGCGCAGGATCGCATCATCGTCGAGAAATATGACGGCTACTGGGCCAAGGACAATGTGAATTTCTCGCGCATCGAGTTCCGTCCCTTCATCGACGCCACCGTGCGTCTCGCCAACCTGCGGTCGGGCCAGCTCGACTTCCTGGAACGCCTGTCGGCCACCGATGCCGGCGGTGTACAGAAGGACAGCAAGCTGAAACTCGCCTCGATCACCGAGATCGGCTATTACGGCATCACGATCAACATCGGCAAAAGCGACAAGTCGAAGTCGCCGATCGGGTCGAATGCCAAGATCCGTGAGGCTTTCGAGCTCTCGCTGGATCGCAACGGCCTCAACAAGGTCGTGTTCGATGGCCTGGCCGTGCCGGGCAACCAGTGGGTCGCGCCGAACAATCCGGGCTATTCCAAGTCGGTGCCGATCCCGAAGCGCGATGTCGCCAAGGCCAAGGCGCTGCTGAAGGAAGCCGGCAACACCAATCCGGTGGTCAACCTGGTGACGCCGACCACGACCGACGCCAACAAGATCGCGCAGGTCGTGCAGGCCATGACCAAGGAAGCCGGGTTCGATGTGCGCATTCAGGCGACTGAATTCGCCACCTCCCTGAACATGGCCGACAAGGGCGATTTCGAGGCCTATATCCTGGCCTGGAGCGGTCGCCCCGACCCGGATGGCAATCTCTACAGCTTCCATGGTTGCAAGCAGCCGCTGAACTATTCCGGCATGTGCAATCCGGCGCTGGACGAGATCCTGAACGACAGCCGCCTGACCACCGACCTGGCTCAGCGCCAGGCCGCCTGGGAAAAGGCAGCGAAGATCATCAATGCCGAGCGGCCGATCATCTATCTGCTGCATCGCAAGTGGCTCTACGCCCATAACGCCAAGCTGACCGGCTTCAAGGAATATCCCGATGGCCTGGTCCGCTTCGCCGGCATGAAGATGTAA
- a CDS encoding FadR/GntR family transcriptional regulator, producing the protein MSPPTTLRVSSAVEALGVLRKLLVEHAPHPETPLPTERDLSARLGVSRRVIRQALAELEAEGKIWRRQGKGTFIGPAPSASAPSLSRLASRTNFYEIMEVRLHIEPSMAQLAAHRASADQIAMIRRLAERIATASLDTEPATLERWDSAFHRSLAEAAGNRLLLDLFEVIDKIRNDTSWQSMRARARTPDGKMRSAQQHLAIADAIAARDGNQAAQIMRQHITTHQEALLKAMNLAPVSPAAE; encoded by the coding sequence ATGTCGCCCCCCACCACCCTGCGCGTCTCCTCGGCCGTCGAGGCCCTGGGCGTGCTGCGCAAACTGCTGGTCGAACACGCCCCGCATCCCGAAACCCCGCTGCCGACCGAGCGCGATCTCTCCGCCCGACTGGGCGTGAGTCGCCGCGTGATCCGCCAGGCGCTGGCCGAGCTGGAGGCCGAAGGCAAGATCTGGCGCCGCCAGGGCAAGGGCACCTTCATCGGCCCTGCCCCGTCGGCCTCCGCGCCGTCGCTCAGCCGGCTGGCCAGCCGCACGAATTTCTACGAGATCATGGAAGTGCGGCTGCATATCGAGCCCAGCATGGCGCAGCTGGCAGCGCATCGTGCCAGTGCGGACCAGATCGCGATGATCCGCCGTCTGGCCGAGCGCATCGCCACCGCCAGCCTCGACACCGAGCCGGCGACGCTGGAACGCTGGGACAGCGCCTTCCATCGCAGCCTGGCCGAAGCGGCCGGCAACCGCCTGCTGCTCGACCTGTTCGAGGTGATCGACAAGATCCGCAACGACACCTCGTGGCAGAGCATGCGCGCGCGCGCGCGCACACCGGATGGCAAGATGCGCTCGGCGCAGCAGCATCTCGCCATTGCCGATGCGATCGCCGCGCGCGACGGCAACCAGGCGGCGCAGATCATGCGCCAGCATATCACCACGCATCAGGAAGCCCTGCTGAAGGCGATGAACCTCGCGCCGGTCTCTCCGGCTGCCGAATAA
- a CDS encoding cupin domain-containing protein: MGHDHDHDGHHHHTDWKHDGVRVIRGDQLDPTSAGKTVGMNRATAINNARVGAQKIWAGTVHIHANAKTGAHHHGDLESVIYVVKGKARMRWGNNLEFTAEAGPGDFIFVPPYVPHQEINASTDEVLECVLVRSGQEPVVVNLDIEPVEKPENVPWVDPIHADPNAKR, from the coding sequence ATGGGCCACGACCATGATCACGATGGGCACCACCATCATACCGACTGGAAACATGACGGCGTGCGGGTGATCCGGGGAGATCAGCTCGATCCGACCTCGGCTGGCAAGACTGTCGGCATGAATCGGGCCACCGCAATCAACAATGCCCGCGTCGGCGCCCAGAAAATCTGGGCCGGCACCGTGCATATCCATGCCAATGCCAAGACCGGCGCGCACCACCACGGCGATCTGGAAAGCGTGATCTATGTGGTGAAGGGCAAGGCGCGCATGCGCTGGGGCAACAACCTCGAATTCACCGCCGAAGCCGGCCCGGGCGATTTCATCTTCGTGCCGCCCTATGTACCGCATCAGGAAATCAACGCCAGCACCGATGAGGTGCTGGAATGCGTGCTGGTCCGCTCGGGTCAGGAACCGGTGGTGGTCAATCTGGATATCGAACCGGTGGAGAAGCCCGAGAACGTGCCCTGGGTCGACCCCATCCATGCCGATCCGAACGCCAAACGCTGA
- a CDS encoding ABC transporter permease, with protein sequence MSEAVISAPVAKPATEQSPARRALRRLFRRKGAVFGLAVVLVFIGFALLAELIAPYDPIAADWGALRGEPTVEHLFGSDELGRDVLSRVIHGARASLFAGVVSVLLALLIGIPVGLLSGYAGGLVDGVIMRFTDAMLAVPFLILAIAMAAFLGPSLTNAMIAIGIAAAPIFVRLTRAQVQAVKVEDYIEAAHAVGNSPLRIAFRHILPNIWPALMVQATLTIASAIIAEASLSFLGLGQQPPEPSWGSMLNTAKDYMTDAPWMAVYPGLSIFLVVLCFNLLGDGLRDAFDPRHKE encoded by the coding sequence ATGAGCGAGGCTGTGATCTCCGCGCCCGTCGCCAAACCGGCTACTGAGCAAAGCCCGGCACGGCGCGCGCTGCGCCGCCTGTTCCGGCGCAAGGGCGCGGTGTTCGGTCTGGCCGTCGTGCTGGTCTTCATCGGCTTCGCGCTACTGGCTGAACTCATCGCACCCTACGACCCGATCGCGGCCGACTGGGGTGCGTTGCGCGGCGAGCCGACGGTAGAGCATCTGTTCGGCAGCGACGAACTGGGCCGCGACGTGCTGAGCCGCGTGATCCATGGCGCCCGCGCCTCGCTGTTTGCCGGCGTCGTCTCGGTGCTGCTGGCGCTGCTGATCGGGATTCCCGTGGGTCTGCTCTCAGGCTACGCCGGCGGACTGGTCGATGGCGTGATCATGCGCTTCACCGATGCGATGCTGGCGGTACCCTTCCTGATCCTGGCGATTGCCATGGCCGCCTTCCTCGGGCCCAGCCTGACCAACGCCATGATCGCCATCGGCATCGCGGCAGCACCCATATTTGTGCGCCTGACCCGCGCGCAGGTGCAGGCCGTGAAGGTGGAGGATTACATCGAGGCCGCCCATGCCGTGGGCAATTCGCCGCTGCGCATCGCGTTTCGCCATATCCTGCCCAATATCTGGCCGGCCCTGATGGTGCAGGCGACGCTGACGATTGCCTCGGCCATCATCGCCGAAGCCAGCCTTTCCTTCCTTGGCCTTGGCCAGCAGCCGCCGGAGCCGAGCTGGGGCAGCATGTTGAACACCGCCAAGGATTATATGACCGATGCGCCGTGGATGGCGGTCTATCCCGGCCTGTCGATTTTCCTCGTCGTGCTCTGCTTCAACCTTCTGGGCGATGGCCTGCGCGACGCTTTCGATCCGCGCCACAAGGAATAA
- a CDS encoding gamma-glutamyltransferase family protein, whose product MKVPFAFTTRPEIKGNFGVVATTHWIASSTAMGVLERGGNAFDAAVTAAFVLHMVEPHLNGAGGDLPALMWSAKKQKIEVLCGQGPAPEKASIAHFRSLGLDLIPGSGLLAPCVPGAVDGWLLMLRDYGTIDIADALAPAIHYAEYGAPLVPRVIDTISTVQKLFQDEWKTSGALWLDASGNLPKPYALFRQPGLAATYRKLVAAGAGNREQRIEAARKSWREGFVAEAIDKYVAGTEAMDASGKRHRGVLSGNDMAKWQAHIEAPLTYDYQDWTVAKCGAWSQGPAFLQQLAILKHFDLSAMDPAGPDFVHTLVEASKLAFADREAWYGDPNHVDVPMAALLSDTYNAARARLITDKASLELRPGDPMGKAAKLTSIKAGESGGVGVGEPTVGRLAGSDGKVTARGAASGDTCHIDVIDKWGNMVSATPSGGWLQSSPLIPELGFCLGTRAQMFWLEDGLPNSLVPGKRPRTTLSPSMALRDGKPALAFGTPGGDQQDQWSPQMFLKVVHHGMNLQEAIDSPAWHSEHFPSSFYPRAAKPGHLGLEGRFSKETIEALKARGHKVEVGGDWSEGRLTACGTTETPEGTLLTAGANPRGMQGYAVGR is encoded by the coding sequence ATGAAAGTTCCGTTCGCCTTCACCACCCGCCCCGAAATCAAAGGCAACTTCGGCGTCGTCGCCACCACGCACTGGATTGCCTCGTCGACCGCGATGGGCGTGCTGGAGCGCGGCGGCAATGCGTTTGACGCCGCCGTCACCGCCGCCTTCGTGCTGCATATGGTGGAGCCGCATCTGAATGGCGCCGGCGGCGATCTGCCGGCGCTGATGTGGAGTGCGAAAAAGCAGAAGATCGAAGTGCTGTGCGGCCAGGGTCCGGCGCCGGAAAAAGCCTCGATCGCGCATTTCAGATCGCTCGGCCTCGACCTGATCCCCGGCTCGGGTCTGCTGGCGCCCTGCGTTCCGGGTGCGGTGGATGGCTGGCTGCTGATGCTGCGCGATTACGGCACCATCGACATCGCCGATGCGCTGGCGCCGGCGATTCATTATGCCGAATACGGCGCGCCGCTGGTGCCGCGCGTGATCGACACGATCTCGACCGTGCAGAAGCTGTTCCAGGACGAATGGAAAACTTCCGGCGCGCTGTGGCTGGATGCGAGCGGCAACCTGCCCAAGCCCTATGCGCTGTTCAGACAGCCGGGCCTGGCCGCTACCTATCGCAAGCTGGTGGCCGCCGGCGCCGGCAACCGCGAGCAGCGGATCGAAGCCGCGCGTAAAAGCTGGCGCGAAGGTTTCGTCGCCGAGGCGATCGACAAATATGTCGCCGGCACCGAGGCGATGGATGCCTCGGGCAAGCGTCATCGCGGCGTGCTGAGCGGCAACGACATGGCGAAGTGGCAGGCGCATATCGAAGCGCCGCTGACCTACGACTACCAGGACTGGACCGTGGCGAAATGCGGCGCATGGAGTCAGGGGCCCGCTTTCCTGCAGCAGCTCGCCATCCTGAAGCATTTCGATCTCTCCGCGATGGATCCGGCCGGCCCGGACTTCGTGCATACGCTGGTCGAGGCGTCCAAGCTGGCCTTCGCCGACCGTGAGGCCTGGTATGGCGATCCCAACCATGTGGATGTGCCGATGGCCGCGCTGCTGTCGGATACCTATAACGCCGCGCGCGCCAGGCTGATCACCGACAAGGCCTCGCTCGAGTTGCGCCCGGGCGATCCGATGGGCAAGGCCGCGAAACTGACCTCGATCAAGGCGGGTGAATCCGGCGGCGTCGGTGTCGGCGAGCCCACGGTGGGCCGTCTCGCCGGCAGCGACGGCAAGGTCACGGCGCGCGGTGCCGCCAGCGGCGACACCTGCCATATCGACGTGATCGACAAATGGGGCAACATGGTTTCGGCCACGCCGTCAGGCGGCTGGCTGCAGTCCTCGCCGCTGATCCCCGAACTCGGCTTCTGCCTCGGCACCCGTGCGCAGATGTTCTGGCTGGAAGATGGCCTGCCCAATTCACTGGTGCCCGGCAAGCGGCCGCGCACGACTCTTTCTCCGTCGATGGCGTTGCGCGACGGCAAGCCGGCGCTGGCGTTTGGCACGCCCGGTGGCGACCAGCAGGACCAGTGGTCGCCGCAGATGTTCCTGAAAGTGGTGCATCACGGCATGAACCTGCAGGAAGCCATCGACAGCCCGGCCTGGCACAGCGAACATTTCCCCTCCTCCTTCTATCCGCGCGCCGCCAAGCCGGGCCATCTCGGCCTCGAAGGCCGCTTCAGCAAAGAGACCATCGAGGCGCTGAAGGCGCGCGGCCATAAGGTCGAAGTCGGCGGCGACTGGTCGGAAGGCCGGCTGACGGCCTGCGGCACAACTGAAACCCCGGAAGGCACGCTTCTCACTGCCGGCGCCAACCCGCGCGGCATGCAGGGCTACGCGGTGGGTCGCTAA
- a CDS encoding DUF1028 domain-containing protein — MTWSIVARDPATGAYGVAVTTKFFAVGAMCPHAMSGTGALATQAFLNPTWGPRGLRMLSDELPATEVVRWLVASDDGREARQLHVVDREGNTAAFTGRDCIGWCGHRTGQGFSVAGNMLAGESVVDATFASFAGSNKPFAERFLDALDAGQAEGGDKRGRQSAALIIHTDQDYPALSLRVDDHAEPLAELRRLHVVSRGRPAAFTKFYATRENPSGIWDRTLVEAEVARLEAEQR, encoded by the coding sequence ATGACGTGGTCGATCGTCGCCCGCGATCCCGCGACTGGCGCTTATGGCGTTGCTGTCACCACCAAGTTCTTCGCCGTCGGCGCGATGTGCCCGCATGCGATGAGTGGGACCGGCGCGCTGGCGACGCAGGCCTTCCTCAATCCGACCTGGGGGCCGCGCGGGTTGCGCATGCTCAGCGATGAACTTCCGGCCACGGAAGTCGTGCGCTGGCTGGTGGCTTCCGATGACGGCCGCGAGGCGCGCCAGCTTCACGTGGTGGATCGCGAGGGCAACACGGCTGCCTTTACCGGCAGGGACTGCATCGGCTGGTGCGGACACAGGACCGGTCAGGGCTTCTCGGTCGCCGGCAACATGCTGGCCGGCGAAAGCGTGGTGGACGCGACCTTTGCCAGCTTCGCAGGCAGCAATAAGCCCTTCGCCGAGCGCTTCCTCGACGCGCTGGATGCCGGACAGGCCGAAGGCGGCGACAAGCGCGGCAGACAGTCGGCTGCGCTGATCATCCATACTGACCAGGATTATCCGGCGCTGAGTTTGCGCGTCGACGATCATGCCGAGCCGCTGGCCGAGCTGCGCCGCCTCCACGTCGTTTCACGCGGCCGTCCGGCGGCCTTCACGAAATTCTACGCCACGCGCGAGAACCCGAGCGGCATCTGGGATCGCACACTGGTCGAGGCCGAAGTCGCGCGCCTGGAAGCGGAGCAGCGTTAA